The DNA region ATATAAGTATAACTAACCGCTGCAACCTGCACTGCGAGTACTGCTACGAGAAAAAACTCAATACGGAAATGGGTATGCTTGACGATAAAACCACAGATGCAGTTATAGAATTCGTTAATTCCATCCCAAATACAGGAACCATTTACTTTTTCGGCGGTGAACCTTTGCTCGGGAAAGATATCATAAAAAAGATAACCCTGCAGACGAAAGCAAACAGCTATATAATCACCACAAACGGAACGCTTCTTGATGAGAATTATATTAAATGGTGCTCGGAACACGGAGTAAAATTCAATGTTTCCCATGACGGAGCAGATCTTTCAGCACGCGGTATCGATCCGGAGGTGCTCAACGAAAAGATCAGAATACTGCAGAAATATCAGCGCGAGATCCTGCTTCAGCTCGTTTATACAGAAAAGACTCTTCCTAAACTGCCTGATAACATCCGTTATTTCCGCGATCTCGGTATCACTGCAGCATCTGCTATAATGGAAGAGAGTACATGTCCTGCAGATACTGATGCATTCGGAGACATGCTCCTGAAGGCGTGGCGTGAAGCAGCTTCGGTTTCCGGTATCTCTATTCTTGAAATAATAAACAAGATCACAGCAATTACGGACCAGAAGCCGCATCAGTGTGATATTTGCAAAAGGAAAATGTACATTAACTGGGACGGAAAGATCTATCCCTGTCTCCAGTTCCAGAACAGAGCAGAATTTCAGTGCGGCGATGTATTTAACGGTATAAACACAGTACCTATAAAAGAAAAGTATCCGGAATATTCAAGCTATCCTTCAGATTGTGATGACTGCGAAATACGGAAATACTGCGATAATTCCTGTGCCTGCCGTAAAATGGCCACATCCGGGACGCTTAGGGCAGTATCTGATGCCAGCTGTCTTGAACAGCAGATACTGACCCTGGTCGCACTTGAAAGAATAGAAAAATATGCAAAAAAGAGACATTCTGCGTCATAAATCTGAGTGGAATACGGGATTTCAGTTACGTAATCTCTCTACTCGGAATACGGCGAAGCCGTATTCCGGCTTGATCATTGTTTACCAAAAAGTCGTTCCTCAAAAATCTATGAGGAACGACTCTTTCTTTTTATGTTCTGTATTTGTAAACTGAAGTTGTAAAGTATGATCGTTTTATTGCTGTTTTTGTAAAAGGAAAGTCAGGTTTATCAGTCATCTGCACCTATTTGGTCTGTTTCGATAACGAATTTTACGCTGCCCTTCATTGAATCAGATTTTCCTGAGAATGAAGTATATTCTTCCGATGCCTTTGAAAGCGCCTTAAGTCTGTCTGTAAAATCAGCGACCTCGTTATTGACAGTATCCGAGATCTTTCCAATGCCTTCTTCATCGAATTTTGTCATACCGTCCTTTAATTCGGAAGCACCGTCGTGTATTTTACCGATTCCGTCGATAAGAGCATCTG from Ruminococcus sp. HUN007 includes:
- a CDS encoding radical SAM protein, which encodes MDYYISITNRCNLHCEYCYEKKLNTEMGMLDDKTTDAVIEFVNSIPNTGTIYFFGGEPLLGKDIIKKITLQTKANSYIITTNGTLLDENYIKWCSEHGVKFNVSHDGADLSARGIDPEVLNEKIRILQKYQREILLQLVYTEKTLPKLPDNIRYFRDLGITAASAIMEESTCPADTDAFGDMLLKAWREAASVSGISILEIINKITAITDQKPHQCDICKRKMYINWDGKIYPCLQFQNRAEFQCGDVFNGINTVPIKEKYPEYSSYPSDCDDCEIRKYCDNSCACRKMATSGTLRAVSDASCLEQQILTLVALERIEKYAKKRHSAS